The following are encoded in a window of Haliotis asinina isolate JCU_RB_2024 chromosome 14, JCU_Hal_asi_v2, whole genome shotgun sequence genomic DNA:
- the LOC137261481 gene encoding uncharacterized protein isoform X3, whose protein sequence is MAADVPKGDRLPPDWNYSVTRDGRVFFINERSQTTTWLHPLTGRPVQTGNSPASDLPPGWEQAVTLDGTLYFLDHNTCTTTFDHPLSARPSLYDTTSRSPPHSPQAPLSPTDRNSKKLLPKQRSIKAPSAKRNPASTVMRKGWLYRFESGAIGKTWKKRWCVIADFALFVYKDGDETNVVTSVLLPSYRINTITTADQVYRDFGFKLEHENTKTLYFATDNQGDLDRWLALLTQAAMMKGQQGFVRETNNNRVGGPRHRSHSRGDDDEAEFPQNPDLQRSWKDPGSYRKMHHEEDLEPPDQRHFGQEYPEAHERGPYEDDGCYQEHHDLRDPRSGYPPSNRSSHAGSMVEHPSNRNSRDFRSHPDDFGPEHIHHPDRFGDAHDRNSISRNSDRNSMSRPYQQDSLSRPHMKDNNSRPYERDSLTRNHERDSMSRPYERDSYSRPYERDSMSRPHERDSLSRPHERDSLSGTYEGHSLSSPQERDSYVRQSDRNSMSRTNDRNSLSSMNDRNSMSRINDRNSMSRMSDRNSMSRMSDRNSMSRMSDRNSMSRAIDPNMMRHHDRNSMSTVSRTSVDGRYNVSDPFNRENIESNRIAEERVRSLSQNRGSMSDPRHSFTDPQGSYSRTELQEPHLEGEDPYARIRDVQRSGSHGFVPYDQSNLQVPPESYRQERDPRFAHPQESVHERYGSRDQEDTRSGNRYGQDTRDVDHRGIPAERWSYQGTPSDRDLQRDSYSRASYSQDRYPAENEGHDFRDPRISQDDRLSQRALYPDQNYQATELRQMQPGGNEPQRDRLSRASEFSGMGSTHGDRASRASDYHEHVGHHGDRSSRASDYPNANGYHGDRSSRASDYPNANDYPGERSSRAMDQTPSDYRDGSFHRSPSGNNLAGPRDMTYAEGSPQEGSDSPRRHPGLTVNIPPTYVNLSADPQVQGSDVSPGRPPYPTEIRKEMARELAKTKTPRTSHDLVVSVENESRRRQESPYFQYPSPRNAELSLQSRDPREVVQERNSMGQGLDEHQSSMSNRYEIPVGYGPIEPRKQTEEVNRGEGGHQGGEGAQELRSAYERVQQLRQSQRDLTAGPREETYARPQKKKLPRTMSTVKEDPNMSDRDVLTTREIKNLNKKYPINGSRVRMSISAGDLIGKTHDELVLLLIQLRRNQSALEKAKDFYRQRLQERRLSEREYKRQRSNSDGELDHDMEQDHQMYKDYKTQLDELENKLEVYKPLINLVDNMVTMGSLYGGDNYMLATQYRKHLLRPDQYTEPRDMLLFSRQHQEKKFVQEIEQEIKQLSAEEVDLEEKLERLYELDRKLQEQSFKVISFREDKELLEKALQGIIRQQDLRRNDPREMSKLLHQQMTIEKELSLVMQQLAEASQELEETTAENNKLEHEVALLRTKVNGELSRSRSAVSLGGGDTEKTKQQMEKELAKVNNIMAGLSAERGRLSQAMNTLRRSSSGTQLSALMDKDPEPTKKKNSSYMITDLDTMESIDMAGSKSPRSPHQMTPRSKSMGDLRMMSPGVSPGSVDQGKMVESPGRPLMTMSYAEGLNQPVSRFPVISHQRQQSSLATSTDATDNIMDPDDPNATWDISEADDNTKRFFGIIPRERPKVLTVRDVKRQSEQRKEREKLRREDEGIGSTGWYSVSSSQQLTSDSESELPSHVRYPSDISSSYASEISHIGRAADPGPVYENLPHADHLSRTASVPVLTNFNSNPSSRRSSIGLLAPKPFIPYQDKTQSASGIYTARPFFSEMNLSSEQGPPDGNRDVLQTSNSAFSTPVVFKPNGAKSEQSSRVYAPKPWAKGDSGGIFNVKKSPKGRYMTISSSEPYKRETSSLLGNTLHSSAGDLIMNRSIDNVPDIVKSSTQKVDTEGFDEYTIEREILFRPDKVDIPERYVPDSDEEDLTDAQRIERIEKAEKIKRILANQSVHSLSQPDISHIGQNIHRKVEIEKQRRSQLLALSQDLAKQVTLKTKQDAAHRRKTWSGGQFAEAFPHGVESGIHDSASTTTYSQQRSNVLV, encoded by the exons CCATAACACCTGCACAACGACATTTGACCACCCACTAAGTGCTCGGCCATCCCTGTATGATACAACTTCCAG ATCACCACCACATAGTCCACAGGCACCACTCAGCCCCACAGACAGAAACTCCAAGAAGTTGCTGCCCAAACAGAG aagTATCAAAGCTCCATCAGCCAAACGAAATCCTGCATCTACAGTTATGAGGAAGGGCTGGTTGTACAGATTT GAAAGTGGTGCCATCGGCAAGACATGGAAGAAGAGGTGGTGTGTTATTGCAGATTTTGCACTTTTTGTCTACAAAG ATGGGGACGAGACGAATGTGGTGACGTCAGTGCTGCTGCCGAGCTACAGGATCAACACCATCACTACTGCTGACCAGGTGTACAGAGACTTTGGTTTCAAG CTGGAGCATGAAAACACAAAGACCCTGTACTTTGCCACTGACAACCAAGGTGACCTTGACCGTTGGCTAGCTCTGCTGACACAAGCTGCCATGATGAAAGGCCAACAGGG GTTTGTTAGAGAGACGAATAACAACCGTGTTGGTGGACCTCGTCATCGGTCCCACTCAAGGGGGGATGATGATGAAGCAGAATTCCCCCAGAACCCAGATTTACAGAGGTCTTGGAAGGACCCAGGAAGTTACCGCAAGATGCATCATGAGGAGGACTTGGAGCCTCCAGACCAAAGACATTTCGGACAAGAGTACCCAGAAGCCCATGAGAGAGGCCCTTATGAAGATGATGGTTGCTACCAGGAACATCATGACCTCAGAGATCCCAGATCTGGGTACCCTCCAAGTAACCGGAGTAGTCACGCTGGAAGTATGGTGGAACATCCTTCCAACAGGAACTCAAGAGACTTTAGGTCACATCCTGATGACTTTGGACCAGAACATATCCATCATCCTGATAGGTTTGGTGATGCTCATGACAGGAATAGTATTTCAAGGAATAGTGATAGAAACAGCATGTCGAGGCCATACCAACAGGACAGCTTATCCAGGCCTCATATGAAGGACAACAATTCAAGACCATATGAGAGGGATAGTTTAACAAGGAATCATGAAAGGGACAGCATGTCACGACCTTATGAGAGGGATAGCTATTCAAGACCGTATGAAAGGGATAGCATGTCAAGGCCTCATGAAAGGGATAGTCTTTCCAGACCTCATGAAAGAGATAGTTTATCTGGGACCTACGAGGGGCATAGCTTGTCCAGTCCCCAGGAGAGGGATAGCTATGTAAGGCAAAGTGATCGTAACAGTATGTCCCGTACCAATGATCGAAATAGTTTGTCTAGCATGAATGATCGAAATAGTATGTCCCGCATTAATGATCGAAATAGCATGTCTCGTATGAGTGATCGGAACAGTATGTCTCGTATGAGTGATCGGAACAGTATGTCTCGTATGAGTGATCGGAACAGTATGTCAAGAGCCATTGACCCTAATATGATGAGACATCATGACCGAAACAGTATGTCGACAGTGTCAAGAACTAGTGTTGATGGCAGGTACAATGTCAGTGATCCATTCAATAGGGAAAACATAGAGAGTAATCGCATTGCTGAGGAAAGGGTTAGAAGCTTAAGTCAAAATAGAGGTAGTATGAGTGATCCAAGACATAGTTTTACAGATCCACAGGGAAGTTACTCTAGGACAGAATTGCAAGAACCTCACTTGGAAGGGGAAGACCCGTATGCTCGCATACGTGACGTGCAAAGGTCAGGGTCACATGGATTTGTTCCCTATGACCAGAGTAACTTGCAAGTTCCACCTGAGTCATATAGACAAGAAAGAGATCCAAGATTTGCCCACCCACAAGAATCTGTCCATGAAAGGTATGGCAGCAGAGACCAAGAAGATACACGCAGTGGGAACCGTTATGGCCAAGACACAAGAGATGTGGATCATCGGGGCATCCCTGCAGAAAGATGGAGTTACCAAGGTACTCCAAGTGACAGAGATTTACAGAGGGATTCCTATTCCAGAGCTTCATACAGTCAAGATAGATATCCAGCAGAGAATGAAGGTCATGATTTCAGAGATCCAAGGATATCTCAAGATGATCGCTTAAGTCAGAGAGCATTGTATCCAGATCAAAACTACCAAGCAACAGAGCTTCGCCAAATGCAACCTGGTGGTAATGAACCCCAAAGGGACAGATTATCCAGAGCGTCTGAGTTTTCAGGCATGGGTAGTACCCATGGAGACAGAGCTTCCAGAGCATCAGACTATCATGAACATGTTGGTCACCATGGTGACAGGTCTTCCCGAGCTTCTGATTACCCAAATGCTAATGGCTACCATGGTGATAGGTCTTCACGAGCTTCTGATTACCCAAATGCTAATGATTATCCTGGAGAGAGGTCATCAAGGGCAATGGATCAAACTCCATCAGATTATAGAGATGGATCGTTCCACCGATCACCGTCTGGTAACAATCTGGCTGGGCCACGTGACATGACCTATGCTGAAGGATCCCCACAAGAAGGCTCAGACTCCCCAAGGAGGCACCCAGGCCTCACTGTAAACATCCCACCAACCTATGTGAACTTATCTGCAGATCCTCAAGTTCAGGGCAGTGATGTGTCTCCAGGCAGACCTCCCTATCCCACTGAGATACGCAAAGAAATGGCCAGAGAGCTTGCCAAGACAAAGACACCTCGAACATCACATGATTTAGTTGTGTCTGTTGAGAATGAATCACGCAGAAGGCAGGAGTCGCCATACTTCCAGTACCCATCCCCACGGAATGCTGAACTTTCACTACAG TCACGTGATCCAAGGGAGGTTGTTCAAGAAAGAAACAGTATGGGACAAGGCCTAGATGAACACCAGTCATCGATGTCAAATAGGTATGAGATCCCGGTTGGCTATGGTCCAATTGAACCTCGGAAGCAAACCGAAGAAGTCAACAGAGGTGAAGGTGGACACCAAGGTGGAGAAGGGGCACAGGAACTGAGAAGTGCATATGAAAGAGTTCAGCAGCTGCGTCAGAGTCAACGAGACCTTACAGCAG GTCCTAGGGAGGAGACATACGCCAGACCTCAGAAGAAGAAACTACCCAGAACCATGTCAACAGTGAAGGAGGACCCCAACATGTCTGATAGAGATGTCCTG ACTACAAGAGAAATAAAGAATCTCAACAAGAAATACCCAATTAATGGCAGCCGAGTCAGGATGAGCATATCTGCAGGGGACTTAATTGGCAAAACT catgatgagctgGTTCTGCTGCTAATTCAGCTGAGGAGGAATCAGTCAGCTCTGGAGAAGGCCAAGGACTTCTACCGCCAGAGACTTCAGGAGCGGCGCCTCAGTGAGCGCGAGTACAAGAGGCA GCGATCCAACTCGGATGGTGAACTTGACCATGACATGGAGCAGGACCATCAGATGTACAAAGACTACAAGACACAGCTGGATGAACTAGAGAACAAG CTTGAGGTGTACAAGCCACTCATCAACCTGGTGGACAACATGGTGACTATGGGCAGTCTGTATGGGGGAGACAACTACATGCTGGCCACTCAGTACAGGAAG CACCTACTGAGACCAGACCAGTACACAGAACCTAGGGACATGCTGCTGTTCTCTAGACAACATCAGGAGAAAAAGTTTGTCCAGGAGATTGAGCAGGAAATCAAACAGCTGTCTGCTGAGGAGGTGGATCTTGAG GAGAAGCTGGAGAGACTTTATGAGCTGGATCGGAAGCTGCAAGAACAGTCCTTTAAGGTCATCAGCTTTAGGGAAGACAAG GAGCTTCTGGAGAAAGCCCTACAGGGGATCATCAGGCAGCAGGACCTCAGGCGGAATGACCCCCGTGAGATGAGCAAGCTGCTGCACCAGCAGATGACTATTGAGAAAGAACTGTCTCTCGTCATGCAGCAGTTGGCAGAGGCGTCACAG GAACTGGAAGAAACCACAGCAGAGAACAACAAACTGGAGCATGAGGTGGCTCTACTGAGGACCAAGGTTAATGGTGAACTCTCCAGGAGTAGGAGCGCTGTATCCCTG GGAGGAGGTGACACTGAGAAGACAAAGCAGCAGATGGAGAAGGAGCTGGCCAAGGTCAACAACATCATGGCTGGTCTGTCCGCTGAGAGGGGCCGTCTGTCCCAGGCCATGAACACCCTCAGACGCTCATCTTCCGGCACTCAGCTCTCAGCCCTCATGGATAAAG ACCCTGAGCCCACAAAGAAGAAGAACTCAAGCTACATGATCacagaccttgatacaatggAAAGTATTGACATGGCTGGCTCCAAATCTCCACGAAGTCCTCATCAAATGACTCCCAGATCCAAGAGCATGGGCGACCTGCGGATGATGTCCCCAGGCGTCAGTCCAGGGTCTGTGGACCAGGGGAAGATGGTGGAGAGTCCAGGTCGACCCTTGATGACCATGAGCTATGCAGAAGGCCTGAACCAGCCTGTGTCCAGATTCCCAGTCATCAGCCATCAGAGACAGCAG AGTAGCCTGGCCACTTCGACGGATGCTACAGACAACATAATGGACCCGGATGACCCTAATGCCACATGGGATATCAGTGAGGCAGATGACAACACCAAGAGGTTCTTTG GTATTATTCCCAGAGAACGACCAAAAGTGCTGACTGTTCGTGATGTGAAGCGTCAGTCTGAACAGCGGAAGGAGAGAGAAAAGTTGAGGCGTGAGGATGAAGGTATTG GCAGTACCGGTTGGTATTCAGTGTCCAGCTCCCAGCAACTGACCTCAGACAGCGAA TCTGAACTTCCGAGCCATGTCCGCTATCCATCAGACATCAGTTCCAGCTATGCATCAGAGATCTCCCACATAGGCCGAGCTGCAGACCCAGGTCCTGTTTATGAGAACCTTCCACATGCAGATCACCTATCTCGAACAGCCTCCGTACCAGTCCTCACAAACTTCAACTCCAACCCAAGCTCAAGGCGGTCATCCATCGGCCTCCTTGCTCCAAAACCCTTCATCCCGTACCAAGACAAAACCCAAAGTGCAAGTGGCATCTACACTGCACGCCCCTTCTTCAGTGAAATGAACTTGTCTTCAGAGCAAGGTCCTCCTGATGGCAACCGTGACGTGTTGCAGACATCAAACAGCGCCTTCTCCACGCCTGTGGTATTCAAACCTAATGGTGCCAAGTCAGAACAATCATCCCGTGTGTATGCTCCTAAGCCATGGGCAAAAGGAGATAGTGGAGGAATCTTCAATGTGAAGAAGTCCCCTAAAGGACGTTATATGACCATATCAAGCAGTGAGCCGTACAAGAGAGAAACTTCATCATTATTGGGGAACACGTTGCATAGTTCAGCAGGGGATCTCATCATGAACAGATCA ATTGACAATGTTCCAGACATTGTAAAGAGCTCCACCCAGAAGGTGGACACAGAGGGCTTTGATGAATACACCATTGAGCGAGAGATT TTGTTCCGACCCGACAAGGTGGATATCCCAGAGCGCTATGTCCCTGACTCGGATGAGGAGGATCTGACAGATGCACAGAGGATTGAACGCATAGAGAAGGCGGAGAAGATCAAGAGGATCCTAGCCAATCAGAG TGTTCACTCCTTGTCCCAGCCAGACATCAGTCATATCGGTCAAAACATTCACCGCAAGGTGGAGATTGAGAAACAGAGACGTTCACAACTGCTGGCTCTCAGTCAGGACCTGGCAAAGCAGGTGACACTCAAGACAAAACAAGATGCAG CACACCGACGGAAGACCTGGTCTGGAGGGCAGTTTGCGGAGGCATTCCCTCATGGTGTAGAGAGTGGTATCCATGATTCAGCATCTACCACCACCTACAGTCAACAACGGAGTAATGTCCTTGTCTGA